The Bacillus alveayuensis genome has a window encoding:
- a CDS encoding CspA family cold shock protein (product_source=KO:K03704; cath_funfam=2.40.50.140; cog=COG1278; ko=KO:K03704; pfam=PF00313; smart=SM00357; superfamily=50249) produces MQTGKVKWFNSEKGYGFIQVDGGDDVFVHYTAIQSNGFKTLEEGQAVSFEIVDGNRGPQAANVQKIY; encoded by the coding sequence ATGCAAACAGGTAAAGTAAAATGGTTTAATTCTGAAAAAGGTTATGGATTTATTCAAGTGGATGGCGGTGACGATGTATTTGTTCATTATACAGCAATCCAAAGCAACGGCTTCAAAACATTAGAAGAAGGTCAAGCCGTTTCCTTTGAAATCGTTGATGGAAACCGTGGACCACAAGCAGCGAACGTACAAAAAATATATTAA
- a CDS encoding aspartate/methionine/tyrosine aminotransferase (product_source=COG0436; cath_funfam=3.40.640.10,3.90.1150.10; cog=COG0436; pfam=PF00155; superfamily=53383) — MIASQRLNRFDQLIFSELAQYKYKKIEEGKDIIDLSIGSPDQPPPSFIQQTMIEEITKKDAFQYSLTGLPEFHTAVSQFYQRRYDVDICPETEVLQTMGSQDALMHLPLAFMDEGDIVLLPDPGYTAYEAAFHIVGASIYSMPLLEENGYLPDLDNISPSIAQKAKMMVLNFPGNPVPALSTKSFFEKVVAFAKKYEIIVIHDFAYSELIFDQQKPISFLSIKGAKEVGLECNSLSKSFNMAGSRIGYIVGNKKLLRHFMKLKSNLDYGVFSPIQRAAIQALLKGDTFLEANKNLYEERRNVLVNGLKNIGWDVALPPATMFVWAKIPEGYTSTEFVYQLIDQTGVVVTPGNAFGQYGEGYVRIALVQPLERLQEAIKRIAESHVIPMINNR, encoded by the coding sequence GTGATTGCTTCACAACGATTGAATCGGTTTGACCAACTAATATTTAGTGAATTAGCTCAATATAAATATAAAAAAATAGAAGAAGGAAAAGATATAATTGATTTAAGTATTGGAAGTCCAGATCAACCACCGCCGTCTTTTATTCAACAAACGATGATCGAAGAAATAACGAAAAAAGATGCGTTTCAATATTCATTAACAGGTTTACCTGAATTTCATACAGCCGTTTCTCAATTTTATCAAAGGCGCTATGATGTTGATATTTGCCCGGAAACTGAAGTTTTACAAACAATGGGCTCACAAGATGCACTGATGCACCTCCCATTAGCCTTTATGGATGAGGGGGATATTGTTCTTCTTCCAGACCCTGGCTATACTGCTTACGAAGCGGCTTTTCATATTGTTGGCGCCTCCATCTATTCAATGCCGCTTTTAGAAGAAAATGGTTATTTACCGGATTTAGACAATATTTCTCCATCGATTGCCCAAAAAGCGAAAATGATGGTGTTAAATTTTCCTGGGAATCCTGTACCAGCACTTTCTACAAAATCATTTTTTGAAAAGGTTGTCGCTTTTGCCAAAAAATACGAAATAATTGTGATCCATGATTTTGCATATTCAGAATTAATATTTGATCAGCAAAAACCGATAAGCTTCTTATCTATAAAAGGAGCAAAAGAGGTTGGACTTGAATGTAATTCGTTGTCCAAAAGTTTTAATATGGCAGGCAGCCGAATTGGATACATTGTTGGAAACAAAAAATTGCTTCGACATTTTATGAAATTAAAATCGAATTTAGATTATGGAGTTTTTTCTCCAATTCAACGCGCAGCCATTCAAGCACTTTTAAAGGGTGATACCTTTTTAGAAGCGAATAAAAACCTCTATGAGGAACGGAGAAATGTTCTCGTAAATGGGTTGAAAAATATCGGCTGGGATGTCGCTTTACCGCCTGCTACGATGTTTGTTTGGGCAAAAATACCTGAAGGGTATACATCTACGGAGTTTGTTTACCAACTCATAGATCAAACAGGTGTTGTCGTCACTCCAGGAAATGCTTTTGGCCAATATGGGGAAGGATATGTCCGCATTGCTCTTGTTCAGCCGCTTGAACGATTGCAAGAGGCGATCAAAAGAATAGCGGAAAGTCATGTAATACCAATGATCAATAATCGATAA
- a CDS encoding 1-acyl-sn-glycerol-3-phosphate acyltransferase (product_source=KO:K00655; cog=COG0204; ko=KO:K00655; pfam=PF01553; smart=SM00563; superfamily=69593; tigrfam=TIGR00530), with translation MLYQLLGWLAKMLLTKLGNFSITHKHVLPENQGYILTCSHKGWVDVVALSVALWPIPIHFMAKKELFQRKWIRKFLFALNAFPVNRENPSPKTIKLPVKLLKEGKIVGIFPSGTRTEEDLPFKRGAVTIANLANVPIVPAAYKGPKNLKELWKRKKIKIIFGEPIYFHKKMTKEELIEKTNELSLRIQQLEKI, from the coding sequence ATGCTGTATCAATTATTAGGATGGTTGGCAAAAATGTTGTTGACAAAGCTCGGCAATTTTTCGATTACTCATAAACATGTATTACCAGAAAATCAAGGCTATATTTTAACTTGTTCCCATAAAGGCTGGGTTGATGTTGTAGCATTAAGTGTTGCTCTTTGGCCAATTCCGATTCACTTTATGGCGAAGAAAGAGCTATTTCAAAGGAAGTGGATAAGAAAATTTTTATTCGCCTTAAATGCTTTTCCTGTAAATCGAGAAAATCCAAGTCCAAAAACGATAAAATTACCGGTTAAACTTTTAAAAGAGGGAAAGATTGTCGGGATATTTCCAAGTGGAACTAGAACAGAAGAAGATCTTCCTTTTAAAAGAGGTGCTGTTACCATTGCGAATTTGGCTAACGTTCCAATTGTACCGGCTGCTTATAAGGGACCAAAAAATTTAAAAGAATTATGGAAACGAAAAAAAATTAAAATCATTTTCGGAGAGCCAATTTATTTTCACAAAAAAATGACGAAGGAAGAATTAATAGAGAAAACAAATGAATTGTCATTACGGATTCAACAGTTAGAAAAGATTTGA
- a CDS encoding NADPH:quinone reductase-like Zn-dependent oxidoreductase (product_source=COG0604; cath_funfam=3.40.50.720,3.90.180.10; cog=COG0604; pfam=PF00107,PF08240; superfamily=51735) encodes MKAVLLRELGGPDKLKLEEIDIPKPRGKEVLIKLKYAALNRRDVFITYGLYPGMKLPTILGSDGSGEVVEIGDEVTSVSINDEVVINPGLNWGDNDRFSNPEFQILGMPVNGTYAQYVVVPEENVYPKPNHLNWEEAAALPLAGVTAYRALFTRGEVQKGEKVLIPGIGSGVALFALQMANAVGADVYVTSSSDEKIEQAIQLGAKGGVNYKKEKWAKELKNIMGFADLVIDGVGGPSFNDFIYLTAPGGRIVSFGATSGPIPEFVMPRVFFKNMDIRGTTMGSPRDFMNMLSLYEKHSLHPVIDRTYSLEEVKQAQVYMEEGKNFGKITLKIED; translated from the coding sequence TTGAAGGCCGTTTTATTAAGAGAACTTGGGGGACCTGATAAACTTAAATTGGAAGAAATTGATATTCCAAAACCGAGAGGAAAAGAAGTGCTAATAAAATTAAAATATGCAGCTTTAAACAGAAGAGATGTATTTATTACATATGGGCTATACCCTGGCATGAAACTACCAACGATATTAGGTTCAGATGGATCTGGGGAAGTCGTAGAGATTGGAGACGAAGTGACATCCGTTTCTATTAACGATGAAGTGGTTATCAATCCAGGTTTGAATTGGGGAGACAACGATCGATTTTCCAATCCAGAGTTTCAAATTCTCGGTATGCCGGTTAATGGAACGTACGCACAATATGTTGTCGTACCTGAAGAAAATGTTTATCCAAAACCGAATCATTTAAATTGGGAAGAAGCAGCTGCACTGCCATTAGCTGGGGTAACTGCCTATCGGGCTTTGTTTACAAGAGGAGAAGTGCAAAAAGGGGAAAAAGTATTGATACCAGGAATCGGAAGTGGTGTAGCATTATTTGCGCTGCAAATGGCAAATGCAGTCGGGGCTGACGTCTATGTTACGTCAAGCAGTGATGAAAAAATTGAACAAGCGATTCAATTAGGAGCGAAAGGTGGAGTAAATTATAAAAAAGAGAAATGGGCAAAGGAACTTAAAAACATAATGGGGTTTGCCGACTTAGTGATCGACGGTGTAGGAGGTCCAAGCTTTAACGATTTTATATACTTAACAGCTCCTGGGGGGAGAATCGTTTCTTTTGGAGCAACAAGCGGTCCTATTCCAGAGTTTGTCATGCCGCGTGTTTTCTTTAAAAATATGGACATAAGAGGAACCACAATGGGAAGCCCTCGTGACTTTATGAACATGCTATCCCTATATGAAAAGCATTCCCTTCATCCAGTTATCGACCGTACGTATTCACTTGAAGAAGTAAAACAAGCACAAGTTTATATGGAAGAAGGGAAAAATTTCGGAAAAATCACGTTAAAAATAGAGGATTAG
- a CDS encoding thioredoxin reductase (product_source=COG0492; cath_funfam=3.50.50.60; cog=COG0492; pfam=PF07992; superfamily=51905), whose protein sequence is MIYDCIIIGGGIAGLQAAIQLGRYQHDVLVIDSHSGRSTICRQYHNILGWPDGVSGNTLRTLGKQQAEQYGVMFVNDEVINIRKHHPFRLETKTEHVYFAHHLIFSTGVVDRIPEDLKEIIPCLGKSIYICPDCDGYEVLNKKVFIIGSGKSGATLAITLKYWTNDITYINHERIPLDEELQNSLQQNFIRYIPKKIKRVLAKKGQFKGIELTDGETHFANHAFIAFGNNKVQSELAKNLGVSLNGNNHIIVNPRTKETNVQNVFAAGDVVAHSEQVAIAMGDGSQAAIWVHKRIMDHHSR, encoded by the coding sequence ATGATATATGATTGTATTATTATTGGTGGAGGAATTGCTGGACTTCAAGCAGCTATCCAACTAGGACGTTACCAGCACGATGTATTAGTGATTGACTCACATTCAGGACGATCAACGATTTGCCGCCAATACCATAATATTCTTGGCTGGCCTGATGGAGTTAGTGGTAATACGTTACGAACATTGGGGAAACAACAAGCTGAACAATATGGAGTTATGTTTGTTAATGATGAAGTCATAAACATTCGCAAGCACCATCCTTTTCGTTTAGAAACGAAAACAGAACATGTATATTTTGCACATCACCTTATCTTCTCTACTGGGGTTGTCGACAGAATACCAGAGGATCTAAAGGAAATCATCCCTTGTTTAGGGAAATCTATCTATATTTGTCCTGACTGTGATGGCTATGAAGTATTAAACAAAAAAGTTTTCATAATTGGATCAGGTAAATCTGGTGCAACCTTAGCCATAACGTTGAAATATTGGACGAATGATATAACATATATCAACCATGAAAGAATTCCTTTAGATGAGGAGCTTCAAAACTCTCTTCAGCAAAACTTCATCCGTTACATCCCGAAAAAAATAAAAAGGGTTTTGGCAAAAAAAGGGCAGTTTAAAGGAATAGAGTTAACTGATGGGGAAACACATTTTGCAAATCATGCCTTTATTGCTTTTGGAAATAACAAAGTACAATCTGAACTTGCGAAAAATCTCGGGGTTTCCTTAAATGGAAACAACCATATCATTGTAAACCCTAGAACGAAAGAAACAAATGTTCAAAATGTTTTTGCTGCTGGAGATGTAGTCGCACATTCAGAACAAGTGGCAATTGCTATGGGTGACGGTTCACAAGCAGCCATTTGGGTTCATAAACGAATCATGGATCATCATTCAAGATGA
- a CDS encoding uncharacterized membrane protein YcaP (DUF421 family) (product_source=COG2323; cath_funfam=3.30.240.20; cog=COG2323; pfam=PF04239,PF07870; transmembrane_helix_parts=Outside_1_3,TMhelix_4_26,Inside_27_56,TMhelix_57_79,Outside_80_286), giving the protein MPEWVEIVIRSFSIIIGLFIISKLLGKKQLSKLSFFEYVVGITIGDIAGTLSMDAELNLVNGIISIFIWAIVPILISYISLKSPRFQEFVEGKPTIFIKNGKIMEDNLKKEKFTAQSLMEQLRKKGIFHAADVEFATLETTGDISVLLKKEKQPLVVGDIIENPAPIKEPQMVIEDGSIIDESLSTMGLSRRWLKEELDKIGVAPENVFLAQVDAHGQLYVDLYDDKLEVPAPQEKQLILASIKKVEADFEIFALQTENWEAKQMYLKNKNKLREMIEMLTPLLKS; this is encoded by the coding sequence ATGCCAGAGTGGGTTGAAATTGTCATACGATCATTCTCAATCATAATTGGTTTATTTATTATTTCAAAATTATTAGGAAAAAAGCAGCTTTCAAAATTATCCTTTTTTGAATATGTAGTTGGAATAACGATCGGTGATATTGCTGGTACTTTGTCGATGGATGCAGAGTTAAACTTAGTTAATGGAATTATCAGCATTTTCATTTGGGCGATTGTTCCAATCCTCATATCTTACATTTCCTTAAAAAGTCCGCGCTTTCAAGAATTTGTCGAAGGAAAACCGACTATTTTTATTAAGAATGGAAAAATAATGGAAGATAATTTAAAAAAGGAAAAATTTACAGCCCAAAGTTTAATGGAACAGCTTCGGAAAAAAGGGATTTTCCATGCAGCAGATGTAGAATTTGCAACACTTGAAACGACTGGCGATATTAGCGTTCTATTAAAAAAAGAGAAACAACCTTTAGTAGTTGGGGATATCATCGAAAATCCGGCTCCAATTAAAGAGCCGCAAATGGTAATCGAGGATGGTTCCATTATCGATGAATCATTATCAACAATGGGTTTAAGCAGACGCTGGTTGAAAGAAGAATTGGATAAAATCGGCGTTGCCCCTGAAAATGTATTTTTAGCCCAAGTAGATGCTCATGGTCAGCTATATGTCGATTTATATGATGATAAACTTGAGGTACCTGCTCCTCAGGAAAAACAACTAATACTTGCATCTATTAAAAAGGTGGAAGCAGACTTTGAAATATTTGCCTTGCAAACAGAAAACTGGGAAGCAAAACAAATGTATCTAAAAAATAAAAATAAGTTACGCGAAATGATTGAAATGCTTACCCCTTTGTTAAAATCTTAA
- a CDS encoding signal transduction histidine kinase (product_source=COG4585; cog=COG4585; pfam=PF07870; superfamily=47661), which yields MTVASQVKQSLASLKSIHAGLQNLALKSTDPKAQKTFHETMVMTEEIIHDLKKRIGQLEYEEPQYNGY from the coding sequence ATGACGGTAGCTTCACAAGTTAAACAAAGTTTAGCAAGCTTAAAAAGTATTCATGCAGGTTTGCAAAACTTAGCATTAAAATCAACCGATCCTAAAGCACAAAAAACTTTTCATGAAACAATGGTCATGACAGAAGAAATTATTCATGATTTGAAAAAAAGAATTGGTCAGTTAGAGTATGAAGAACCACAATACAATGGATATTAA
- a CDS encoding stage V sporulation protein AE (product_source=KO:K06407; ko=KO:K06407; pfam=PF03862; tigrfam=TIGR02839; transmembrane_helix_parts=Outside_1_3,TMhelix_4_26,Inside_27_32,TMhelix_33_50,Outside_51_91,TMhelix_92_114,Inside_115_118), with translation MITSFFWAFVIGGLICVIGQIFFDVFQLTPAHTLSIFVVIGAILDGLGLYEPFIDFAGAGATVPITSFGNSLVHGALSEAEKHGIIGVLTGMFEVTSAGISAAIIFGFIGALLFKPKG, from the coding sequence TTGATAACATCCTTTTTTTGGGCCTTTGTGATTGGCGGTTTGATATGTGTGATTGGTCAAATCTTTTTTGATGTATTTCAATTAACACCTGCACATACATTAAGTATTTTTGTCGTTATTGGAGCGATATTAGATGGTCTCGGCTTGTATGAACCTTTCATTGATTTTGCGGGTGCTGGTGCAACTGTTCCCATCACAAGCTTTGGAAACTCACTCGTTCATGGTGCATTATCCGAAGCAGAAAAACACGGAATTATCGGTGTATTAACCGGAATGTTTGAAGTGACAAGCGCTGGTATATCTGCTGCAATTATTTTTGGATTTATTGGAGCACTTTTATTTAAACCAAAGGGGTGA
- a CDS encoding stage V sporulation protein AD (product_source=KO:K06406; ko=KO:K06406; pfam=PF07451; superfamily=53901; tigrfam=TIGR02845): MLQGHRTWVFANKPVILSTGTVGGPFEAKGKMADDFDLLHEDLWLGEDSYEKAHKVLFEEAYFKALEKANLEKEKVEFIISGDLVNQITPSSFAARTFSVPFLGIFGACSTSMEGLALGAYIVNYGGANYLLTGAASHNTAIEKQFRYPTEYGGQKPPTAQWTVTGAGAALLGKKGVGKAPVVTAATIGRVVDLGMSDPFNMGGAMAPAAVDTIEAHFRDLNLDPNYYDLIVTGDLGKIGRSVALDLFHQHGFLMDENKFQDCGLMIYRDGQPVLSGASGAGCSAVVIYGHLLNRMKKGEFKKILAVATGALLSPLTYQQNETIPCIAHAVAIEYRG, translated from the coding sequence ATGCTTCAAGGACATCGAACATGGGTTTTTGCCAATAAACCAGTGATTTTATCAACTGGTACGGTCGGAGGTCCGTTTGAAGCAAAGGGGAAAATGGCCGATGATTTTGACCTTCTTCATGAAGATTTATGGCTGGGAGAAGATTCTTACGAAAAAGCACATAAAGTTCTTTTTGAAGAAGCGTATTTTAAAGCGTTAGAAAAAGCAAATCTAGAAAAAGAAAAGGTAGAATTTATTATTTCTGGTGATTTAGTGAATCAAATTACCCCCTCTAGTTTTGCAGCTAGAACGTTTAGCGTTCCATTTTTAGGTATATTTGGTGCCTGTTCGACCTCTATGGAAGGACTCGCTCTCGGGGCATATATAGTGAATTATGGTGGAGCCAATTATTTATTGACAGGGGCAGCAAGCCATAATACGGCAATCGAAAAACAGTTTCGTTATCCTACCGAATATGGAGGGCAAAAACCACCAACAGCGCAATGGACTGTAACAGGTGCAGGGGCCGCTTTACTCGGAAAAAAAGGGGTAGGAAAAGCTCCTGTTGTTACGGCGGCGACGATCGGAAGAGTCGTTGATTTAGGCATGTCAGATCCTTTTAACATGGGTGGAGCTATGGCACCTGCTGCGGTTGATACGATTGAAGCTCATTTTCGTGATCTAAACCTTGATCCAAATTATTATGATCTTATTGTGACAGGTGACCTTGGAAAAATTGGACGTTCTGTCGCTTTAGATTTATTTCACCAACATGGGTTCTTAATGGATGAAAATAAATTTCAAGATTGTGGCCTCATGATTTACCGTGACGGTCAGCCTGTTTTATCAGGAGCAAGTGGAGCTGGTTGTTCTGCTGTTGTCATTTACGGACACCTATTAAACAGAATGAAAAAAGGGGAGTTCAAAAAAATTCTTGCTGTTGCAACTGGGGCATTATTATCTCCTTTAACCTACCAGCAAAATGAAACGATCCCATGCATTGCACATGCGGTGGCAATTGAATATAGGGGGTGA
- a CDS encoding stage V sporulation protein AC (product_source=KO:K06405; ko=KO:K06405; pfam=PF03862; superfamily=103473; tigrfam=TIGR02838; transmembrane_helix_parts=Inside_1_35,TMhelix_36_58,Outside_59_67,TMhelix_68_86,Inside_87_92,TMhelix_93_112,Outside_113_131,TMhelix_132_154,Inside_155_159): protein MANEKRKNLTPTKQEYYQLEKKHETKRPVLQNCLKAFFIGGIICSIGQAIQLFYIYFFDFTEQTAGNPTVATMIFISMLLTGFGVYDRIAQFGGAGSAVPVTGFGNAVISAAIEHRTEGFVLGVGSNMFKLAGSVILFGTFSAFVVALIKTIFIQWGGF, encoded by the coding sequence ATGGCAAATGAAAAAAGAAAAAATTTGACACCTACGAAACAAGAGTATTATCAGTTAGAAAAAAAACATGAAACAAAACGACCAGTTTTACAGAACTGTTTAAAAGCTTTTTTTATTGGTGGAATCATTTGTTCTATTGGTCAAGCAATTCAACTTTTTTATATTTATTTTTTTGATTTTACAGAACAAACAGCAGGCAACCCAACTGTCGCGACGATGATTTTTATCTCGATGTTATTGACAGGGTTTGGTGTATATGACCGGATCGCTCAATTTGGTGGTGCTGGAAGTGCCGTTCCCGTTACCGGCTTTGGAAATGCGGTTATATCAGCTGCCATCGAGCATCGCACAGAAGGTTTTGTCCTCGGTGTCGGTTCCAATATGTTTAAACTAGCTGGATCGGTCATATTATTCGGTACTTTTTCTGCCTTTGTAGTTGCTCTCATTAAAACGATTTTCATTCAATGGGGGGGATTTTAA
- a CDS encoding hypothetical protein (product_source=Hypo-rule applied; cath_funfam=1.10.10.60; cleavage_site_network=SignalP-noTM; superfamily=63411): protein MNKRLFFMTVLVFSLLFQGCTQNNETNDSQTKLQTISMKTSHPYDQSISVKAINLIKEVDGIQQAVSVNTDQDLLVAFKVNHFKRFQRQKIEANTKKILEKHFKDYQVTTSNDLKIFIETEKLAKEQDKQNKKKFKKKVKKIIQLSKEQA, encoded by the coding sequence ATGAATAAACGATTGTTTTTCATGACAGTACTTGTTTTTTCTTTATTATTTCAAGGGTGTACACAAAACAATGAAACGAATGACTCTCAAACGAAGCTGCAAACGATCAGTATGAAAACGAGCCATCCATATGATCAGTCTATTTCCGTAAAAGCGATTAACTTAATCAAGGAAGTTGATGGTATTCAACAAGCTGTCAGTGTCAATACAGACCAAGATTTATTAGTGGCTTTTAAAGTCAATCATTTTAAAAGATTTCAACGCCAAAAAATTGAAGCAAACACAAAAAAAATATTGGAAAAACATTTTAAAGATTATCAAGTTACAACTTCAAACGATTTGAAGATTTTTATTGAAACTGAAAAATTAGCTAAAGAGCAAGATAAGCAAAACAAGAAAAAATTCAAGAAAAAAGTAAAAAAAATTATTCAATTAAGTAAAGAACAAGCATAA
- a CDS encoding hypothetical protein (product_source=Hypo-rule applied), translating into MIIRLYFLSLWSFIDPIYFAFTRLQYLHSKQHFSIFRVRLTKYKGRNVTLSDGTQIKKNDLLVKIHLHNVRLYKEVMFQSNSISRGKTIYRMVQQSFPSLADYVQHHPKQEKIKGVIGITMINKGIKKLGFETAEPKNHYYIWLKKLTQIPIYFLFASDLKVNHVKRQKPTYLFMSKSQLMKKYRQNHPSTISH; encoded by the coding sequence GTGATCATTCGTCTCTATTTTTTAAGTTTATGGAGCTTTATTGATCCGATCTATTTTGCATTCACACGCTTACAATATCTTCATTCGAAACAGCATTTCTCCATTTTTCGTGTAAGGCTTACGAAATATAAAGGCAGAAATGTTACACTATCGGATGGGACACAAATCAAGAAAAACGATCTGTTAGTAAAAATTCATTTACACAATGTCAGATTATATAAAGAAGTCATGTTCCAGTCGAATTCAATTAGTAGAGGTAAAACCATTTATCGAATGGTGCAGCAGTCGTTTCCTAGTTTAGCTGATTATGTCCAACATCATCCTAAACAAGAAAAAATAAAAGGCGTTATTGGAATAACTATGATTAATAAAGGGATTAAAAAATTAGGATTCGAAACAGCAGAACCTAAAAACCATTATTATATTTGGTTAAAAAAATTAACACAAATTCCTATTTATTTCCTTTTTGCTTCAGATCTAAAGGTCAATCATGTCAAACGCCAAAAACCCACTTATTTATTTATGTCAAAAAGTCAATTAATGAAAAAATATAGACAAAATCATCCATCCACGATTTCCCACTAG
- a CDS encoding putative MPP superfamily phosphohydrolase (product_source=COG1408; cath_funfam=3.60.21.10; cog=COG1408; ko=KO:K07098; pfam=PF00149; superfamily=56300), with protein sequence MMILSIIFIAVVTALYYKANQNTKDVAINTISLEKTNKLQNDHLTILHLSDIHLENISITPKMLEGIVSKQSIDLIALTGDYLDRKRSIPKLIPYLKILKKTKPRYGIYAVFGNHDYLLRDNHFEKLKKTLEEYGCNTLQNEYVTIDMNGKKVNIIGIDDYSTKRSNVKKAYAGIKEGFNLVLTHDPNIVLDMNNYHYDYLLSGHFHGGQIHWPKPYHLIKMGKLVRMNMVKGLHYHNGKPFYISEGLGQTGVNIRVGSRPEVTFHQIS encoded by the coding sequence TTGATGATCTTATCGATTATTTTCATTGCCGTTGTAACGGCTTTATATTATAAAGCAAATCAAAATACAAAGGATGTCGCCATCAATACGATTTCATTGGAGAAAACAAATAAGTTGCAAAATGACCACTTAACCATTCTTCATTTATCTGATATTCACCTCGAAAACATTTCCATCACACCAAAAATGCTAGAGGGAATTGTTTCAAAACAATCGATAGATCTGATCGCATTAACTGGCGATTATCTTGATCGAAAAAGAAGTATTCCAAAACTGATCCCTTATTTAAAAATATTAAAGAAAACCAAACCTCGATATGGGATATATGCTGTATTTGGAAATCATGATTATTTGTTGCGTGACAATCATTTTGAAAAACTGAAAAAGACACTTGAAGAATATGGGTGCAACACATTGCAAAATGAGTATGTAACAATTGATATGAACGGTAAGAAAGTCAATATAATCGGTATTGATGATTATAGTACGAAACGGAGTAATGTAAAAAAAGCATATGCAGGTATTAAAGAAGGATTTAATCTCGTTTTGACACATGATCCAAATATTGTATTAGATATGAACAACTATCATTATGACTATTTATTGTCAGGGCATTTCCATGGCGGACAAATTCATTGGCCGAAGCCGTATCATCTTATTAAAATGGGAAAACTTGTCCGCATGAATATGGTGAAAGGACTTCATTATCATAATGGGAAGCCTTTTTATATTAGTGAAGGACTTGGACAAACAGGTGTAAACATCCGTGTAGGAAGCCGACCGGAAGTAACTTTTCACCAAATATCTTAA